The genomic interval AGGGATGATCGTCGGCGAGTATGCCCGTGAGATAAACTTGCCGGTCAACGTCTGCCGTGAGAAAAAGCTCAGCAACATGCGCGCGTCGGGCCACGATGAAGCGATTCGGCTTTCGCCGGCGCGCATTCCGACGCTGGATGCGGCGCTGGAATGGATCGACGAGGAAGAGCTGGTCGAGGTCACGCCGAAGTCGGTGCGACTGCGCAACCGCGTGCTCAAGACGGGGCTCAGGAACAAGCATCGTGCGGGATACATCGACGGGCCGCCGGCGGAGATGGCCGAAAGCAACTGACCGCTTCGTGAGCCAGGCGGACGGCGCCACAACCGACGTGCGGATCGCGTCACGGCAATCATGAGACTGGTCCGAATCGCCGCGCTTTCCGCGCTCATTGTGGCAGCCGTGCTCGGCGTTTCGGCGGCGCTGATCGCGGTCAACCAGTCGCGCATCGTCGTTTACGTTCTGGCCTCGGTCCGCAACCGCACCGGCGTCGATATCATCCCGCGCGCCAGCTCCGTTCATCTCGGCACTCACCTGACAGTCGTCCTCGACCAGCCGCAGGTCATCGCCCGCGGGCATGAAATCGTCAAGCTGAAGTCGCTGCGCGCGCTGGTCTCGTACCATTCGATTTTATTCAGCAGCGGGCTTCCACTCTATCGGCTGACCGCGACCAATCCGGAAATCACGCTGCCTGTAGCCTCCTCCAACGCGGCCGCGGTCCCCATGCCGAGTCCAGGGGCGCAAACCATAAGCGCGCTGCAAGACGCGCTGCACGCGCTGGCGCGGGTCGCGTGGCGCGTCGACACGATCGACGCCACGGTGCGCTACGCCGACGGCGCCGAGCTTGCCAACCATGTTGGAATCATCGCGTACCGCACTCACCGGCAGCCTTTCCTGTGGCTGCTCGGGTTCAGCGGCTCGGTACTTGGATCGCCCGTTTCCGGAGCGCAGATAAGCGGGAAGATGAGTCTTGGCGCCGGAAAAAATTCGCGGCCCGGCGAATTTGCGCATGGGCAGTTGTGGACCTGGGACGTACCGCTGGACGGAATCGAGGCGGAGGGTTTCGCGTTGGCCGGCACTTTGCAGGGCAGCCTCAAGTTCTCGCTTCATGACGATGGCTCGATGACCGGCGTGACCGATGCGGGTGCGCAAAAGCTGCTGCTCAAGAGCCGGCGGCTGGCCGCGCCGTTCGATCTGGGCGACTACTCACTCCATGCCGGCTTCGACATTACCGGCGGCAAGTATGCCGTCACGCAGATTGTTTTGCGCAAGGTCAACAGGGCGGTGCTTTCCGCCGATACCGAGCTGCTGGGTCCTCAAAGCGGGAACCCGGAGCTGGGAATCCACGTTGGCGGGTTTCATTTCGACGCCGCTGCGGTCAAACAGAGACTGCTGTCGGTCCGCCATCTGCCTGCCGACCTCGTGGATATGCTCAACCGGCTCAGACCCGGCAAGATCACCGTCGGCGAAGCGACGCTCAGCGCCGCACTCGACGAGATTAAGACGGCGCCGCTCGATGCGATTCGCAAGAACCTGGTGGTCACCGGGACCATCGAGGACGTCGGTTTCACAATTCCTACGGATACGAAACTGCCGCCGGTCGAAAATCTGAGCGCCCAGCTTGGTTACGCGAAAGGCTTGCTCACGATCTCGCAAGGCACCGCGAAGTTTGGAAACTCTGCGATCCACGACCTCGTCGTCAACGCCGACCTCAGCAACGGAATCGAGGCCGCGGGCTATAAGACCAGCGTGAACGTCGACGCAGACCTCGCCGAGCTCTATCCGGCCATCGCCAAGGCGCTTGATTTTTATCAGTTGCGGGAGCGCGATCGTCTCGAACGTCTGAGCGGCCGCGTCGAAATAATTGCTACCGCATCCGGAAAGCTGAGCGCGAAGGCCCTGGTGGCGCCCAAGAACTATCAGGTCCGCGCCGATGCAACGGGCGCCGTCCTCACTATCAAGGGTTCGCCCGGACCGCTCAAGGTTTCAGGCGGCGCCATCGCCATCAAACCGGGTTCAATCAAGTTCGACCATCTGATGCTGGCGGCGACCGGCGGCGATGCGACGCTGGATGGCGCCGTGAATTTCACAGCGCAGGGCATCGCCGTGCATGATCTGACGCTGGGGCTTCATGATTTCCCGTCGGAAACGTGGCTGGCGCTGCTGGTTGATCCGTCCGACTTCGCGGTGAGCGGGGCGATTGGCGGCAAGGTCGTTGTCAACAGCGTTCCCGGCAAGCCCGGCGCGATGACGCCCGAGGGCAAGCTGACGCTCGCAAAGGGCGGCGTGAAATTCAACTTCCTGCGTTCGCCAATCCTGGTTCAGGGTGCGACGCTCACGATGCGTCACAAGCAGCTCATCTTGTCGATGCCGGGCTCGAAGCTTGAGGACCAGGCGATCAATTTCCGCATCACCGTAGCCGACTATACGCATCCGTCGATTCGAATCGACGCTGCCTTGCAGAAACTCGATCTCGAGGTGATGAACTTTGTGCGGATGCCGTGGTCGCCGGCTGCGCCGCCGATCCATTTTCCGGTTCCTTGCAGCGGGCATATCGAAGCGCGGGCGGGAAATCTCGCCGCCTTTCAGATGACCGACCTCAAGACCGATTTTACCCGCTCCCCGGCCGGCGATTGGCACGTTTATAACATGAGCGCGACCGCTTATCGCGGAAAGATGAAGCTCGATCTTGCCGGCCGTGCTCCGGACAACTGGATGCACATGACCGGCAGCGCCACCGACATGGACCCTGCGCCACTCTTCATGCTGGGCGGCAAGAACAAGCAGTCGCCATTGCTGGGTCATCTTTTTCTCGCCATCGATCTGTGGGCGAACACCGACACGAACTTCTTCGAAACGCTTGCCGGCGACATGTCGGTGACGGTCAGAGACGGAACCCTCGACAAGTTTACGCTGCTTTCGCGCCTGCTCAGTTTTATCGACATCAAGAATTGGCTGAGCGCGCAGATTCCCGACCCGCGGGTCAATGGGGTCCCGTTCAAAACGATTATCACCGATTTCAAGGGCGAGAGCGGGCTGTTCTACACCGATAATTTCGTGCTGCAGGGTCCGGTGATGGATATCACGGCGAACGGCAGCATTCAGTTCGGCGCGAGCGCGCTCGATATGCAGGTCGGCATGTTTCCGTTCGACACGGTGGATTGGGTGGTGAACCATATTCCACTGATCGGAGAACGCATCGGTGCGGGCACGGGTAAACTGCTCGCGGCGTACTTTCACGTTAGCGGCCAGGTGAGCGATCCGTCGATCACGCCGCAGCCAATCACGTCGGTGGCGGAGTTCGTCAAGAAAACCCTCGGGATGCCGATAAATATCATTCGTCCGAACACGATCAAGTGAGCCCGTCGCGGCCAGCGCTGATCGTATTTTGCCGCGAGCCCGTCGCGGATCGGAACAAATCCCGATTGATCGGAGCAATGACGGCTGCGGCCGCGGCAGCATTGTCCGACGCGTTCATTTGCGACGCGCTGGCCAAGGCAGTCTCGATCGGTTCCTCCAGGATCGTCATCGCGGCGAGCGCAGCGGGCGGGGTCGAGCGCAGCAAATACTTCCGGCGGCTCGCGCGGCGATTCGGCGCTGAACTGATCGATCAAGGTGATGGGTCGTTGGGCAAGCGGATGGCGCGGGCGCTCGAACCCTTTTCATCTTCCGGCGCGCTGTTGACAGGCACCGATACGCCTTCACTTCCCGGCGCGCTGCTCGCGGCCAGCGTCGAGGCGCTTTGCCGCAATCGCGTCGTGATCGCGCCGAGTCTCGACGGCGGCTACTACGCACTCGGCGTGCGCGGCGCGATGCCCCCGATCTTCACCGCGATCCGATGGGGCAGCGGCGGCGTGTTCGATTCAACCGTAAAGCGTCTCAAACGCGCCGGCATTCGGTACGCGCTGGGTCCGGCGTGGTATGACGTCGATCGATGGGCCGACGTGATGCTGCTGGCGGCGCATCTGCGACTGTTGGCGCGAGCGCGCCGCCGCGCGGGCGCGTCGCCGTGCCCCGCGACCGAGTCAGTTCTCAAGCGGCTTGGAGTCCTGCGCCACGATCGCTAGAGTACCCCGCAGCGCGGCAAGACGAGCGCCGATTCATGATCGAGCTGATTCTCTACACACGCAACGAGTGCGGTTTGTGCCGCGAGATGGAACAGACGATTGCGGCCGAACTTCCGAAATTCGACGCGCGTCTCCTGCGCATCGAGATCGACGGCGACCCCGGCCTCGAGGCTCGCTTCGGAGTCGAAGTGCCGGTTCTGTTCGTGAACGATCGCAAGGCGTTCAAGTACCGATGCACTCCCGGCGAGTTGCGCAAACGCCTGGCACGCGAGGGGCGGGGCTGAGATGGCGCTTCGAACGCCGCATCGGCTGAAGGCGGTGCTCGTGACCGCGGGCAGCGAGGAACAGGCCGTCTCCATCGCGCGCGCGCTGGTGGGCGAGAGGCTGGCGGCCTGCGTCAACATCGTCGGACCGGTTCGATCCATTTATAGATGGCGCGATGCGGTCGAAGACGATCGCGAATACCTGCTGATTATCAAGACTCGTGCGAGTCTTTACCTCAAGCTGGAGAAGCGTGTGCGCGAGTTGCATAGCTACGAAACGCCGGAAGTTCTGGCGTTGAATGCGGATCGCGGCTCGCCGCCGTACGTCAAGTGGCTGCTTGAATCGACCGGCCCGCTCCGCGCACCGGCGAAGAAGCGTCCGCCGAAACGCGCAACGGATCTTCGCCGGCGTTCCCGATGATCAAGATTGCGATTGCGGGCGCCGGCGCGATTACCGAACGCGCGCATATTCCGGCGCTCCGGAGTGTCGCGGACGCTCAAATCATCGCGATACAGAGCCGCACCGCCGACAAGGCCGAGCGCGTTGCACGGGCGATTTGGCCGGGGGAGGCAGACCGGCCGAAGGTCTATTCCGATTTCGAGGAGATGTTGGCGCGCGAGCGCCCCGAAGCGGTCGGAATCTTCACGCCGAACCATTTGCACTGCGAATTTACCGTAAAGGCGCTCAACGCGGGCGCGCACGTGCTGGTGGAAAAGCCGATGGCGCCGACTGCTGCGGCCGCGCACCGGATGGCGGATGCGGCGGCGAAGGCTCGGCGGGTGCTGATGGTCGCGATGCAGCGGCGCTACGGCGGAGTCGAGCGCGCGATCAAGGACGCCGTCACGAGCGGGGCGATCGGCAGGCCGCATTTCATTCGCGCGCGCCTTTCGCATGGCGGACCCGAGTCCTGGGCGCCGGGACAGAAGTGGTTCACGACGGTTTTGGAAGCGGGTGGCGGCGCGATGCTCGATCTTGGCGTTCATGTCACAGATCTTGCAATCTGGATCATGGGCGAGGTCGATTCGGTCTCGGGGCAGGTTGGCATCCTCGCCAAACAGATCGAGGTCGAGGATACGGGGGCGATGATCATGCACTTCAAGTCGGGCGCGATCGGCGTGGTCGAGGCGAGTTGGAGCAGCATGCCGGCGCTGTCGGCGATCGAGATTTACGGCAATGAGGGCAGAGTGATGGCGGGTTATCCACGCCAGGACATTTCGATTTTGAAGGCCGACGGCAGTCCGGCGCCGGGGTTCTCGCGCGACGAGGTGATGAGCCGATTCGATCCACGCGATCTGCTCGCTCCGTTTCGCGCGCTCGCGGCAAACTTCGTTGGTGCGATTCAAGGCCGGGTGAAGCCCTCGCCCGACGCGAACGACGGACTGCGCGCGGTCGAGGCGGTCGAGGCCTGCTATCGTTCGTCGCGAACCGGTACTCGAATCAGGCTGCCGCTGGATTCATAATTCACACATGTTTCGCGAATCGATCAAAAAGATGGCGGCGTATCGGCCCGGCGAGCAGCCGCGCCCGGGCCAGCGCTTAATCAAGCTCAACACCAATGAAAACCCGTATCCGCCATCGCCGCGGGTGCGCCGCGCGGTTGCGAAAGCGATGGCAGGGTCGGCGATCCGGCTGTACCCGGCGCCGCGCGCCGATGAATTCGTGGCGAGCGCCTCGCGGATCTACTCGATACCGCAAAGCATGATCATCGCGGGCAATGGCTCGGACGAGCTGCTGGCGATGGTGTTTCGTGCGACGCTGGGAAGCGGCGACACTGTGGCATATCCGGTCCCGACGTATTCGCTGTACGACACGTTGGCGCTGGTGCAGGAGGCGCGAATCCTTCACTGCCCGCTCGGCGCCGACTTCGAGCTGCCGCTCGACGCGCTCGCGCAGGCGCGCGCCAATCTCACGGTCGTGTGCAATCCCAATTCGCCGTCGGGCACCTCAACTCCGACCCGCAGCCTGGGCGCGCTGGCAAAACGCCTGGACGGCCGATTGCTGGTGATCGACGAAGCGTACGCGGACTTTGCCGACGAAAATGCGCTGGGCCTGATGCGGCGCCATCGCAACGTGGTAGTTCTGCGCACCCTGTCGAAGTCGTATTCGCTGGCCGGGATGCGGCTGGGGCTGTGTTTTGCGCATCCGCCGGTGATCGACGCGTTGCTGAAGGTCAAGGATTCGTACAACTTGAGCCGGGTCGCGCTGGCCGCAGGGGCCGAAGCGCTGCGCGACTCCGGCTGGATGCGGCGCAATGTCGCGAAAGTAATTCGGACGCGCGCTCTGACCGAGGCGCGGCTGCGCAAGCTCGGCTTCGTGGTACCGCCGTCGCAGGCTAATTTCGTGCTCGCGCGGATGCCGGGCCGCGACCTAGCGCCGGTGACGCGCGGGCTGCGCCGGGACGGAATCCTGGTCCGGCATTTCGCGACACCGCTGCTTCAGGACGCCATCCGAATCTCGATTGGAACTCCGGCCGAGATGGCCGCGCTGTTCAAGGCGCTCGAGCCGTTGGTCCGCGCAACTCCATCGAAAACGAAGCGCCGCATTGGTGCGTGAGCCGGTTGAATTTGATGGCGGCGATCAAGCGTCTGTTCGGGAATTTCCGTTTGTCCCGTCAATCCGGAAAGAAGTCCGAATCCGAATCGCGTTCATCGATTCAATGGGTGGTGGCCGGGCTGGGAAATCCCGGCGAGCAATACTCGCGCGCGCGTCACAACGCCGGATTCATGACGATCGATCGAATCGCAAAAGCGAAAAGCGTCGAACCGCGCCGGCGCAGGTTCAAAGGCGTCACCGCTGAAGTCGTGCTGGCCGGAAAGCCGGCGATACTCGTCAAGCCGCAGACTTTTTACAATCTGAGCGGTGAATGCATTTCGGACCTGCTCGGATATTTCAAAATTGCTCCCGAGCACTTGATCGTGGTGCATGACGAACTCGACCTTGAAGCGGGCCGGCTGAGAATCAAACAGGGGGGCGGCGATGCCGGAAACCGCGGCGTTCATTCAATCGCGGAGTCGCTGGGAACCACGGACTTCATTCGGGTCAGAATAGGAATCGGCCGGCCGCCGGAGAACGAAGAAAACAAGGACTACCTGCTGCGTCCGATGACCGCCGCCGAACGACAGGCGCTCACGCCGATGCTTGAGCGTGCAGCGGGCGCGGTGGAGGCGATCGCGGAGCACGGACTCGAAGCGGCAATGAATCGCTACAATCAGCGCGGCTAGAAGAGTTTCAGCGGCCACTCGAATAACAAAAAGTCTGCTAGTATAATCATTGTGTTGACTTGGCGAACGACGCCGCGCTAGAGCAATCACAGATTGGAGGCCTCGTCGCGTTGGGCGGGTAAATTTCGCGTCCCGTTCGGATGGCTGCGCTATTCGTGCAGATGCGAGAGGGGCCTGGGTTAGCCCCCGTCGGCCATACGCTTCGTGCGGTCTCATAATTTTACCTCCGGGGATAGGGGCTGCGCATGTTTGATGAAAAGAAGACCCGCTTCAGAAGAGCGGAGGAAGCTCTGCGCTTTTATTTCCGCTTGCGCGAGCTGCTTCACAGCGGACGGGCGAGGCGGTTGGTGGCGGAGGAATTGCCGGCGGATGCGTGCATGGTGGCTGCCAACGCAATCGACGACTACCAGTGTATTGGATGGTGCATGCGAGGTCTTGACGAGATCGCGCTGTGGCTGCTGAGCGAACTCTACGGGCCAAGCTGCTTCGGCGTGCGCCGGCGGACATTTTCGCACGCCTGCAAGGCAGGCAGGCTGGAGTTCCCGGACCGCGAGTTCCGGCTGCGCGAAGTCGGCATTGTCCACGAACACGCGCTCGGGGTGGTGGAACGAGGGTTGCGGAGGCTGGGCATGATCCCTGTCTGCCAACGGCAAGGCGCGCATGACCGTCGCCGCCGCATCCGGAGCGTGGGCAAGCGAGCGCACTATCAAGGCCGGCGGGCGGCTAATCGCGGATAATCCGCGCGCGGCGAGCGCGACCGCGTGGCGGGCGGGCTATTCCGCGGCGTCAATAATCCTGTACGCTTGAGCGTCATTGAAACTCCGGCGAACGGAATTGACGAAGCGGGACGTGAAAGAAAACCAGGCGAAGGAACAGGCTGCCGCGCTCGCCAGGGGCAGCAGCGAGGTCATTTCTGCGGCCGAACTCGCGGCCAAGCTCGCGCTTGGCCGGCCGCTCAGGATCAAGCTCGGGATGGATCCTACCG from Candidatus Binatus sp. carries:
- the hisC gene encoding histidinol-phosphate transaminase — its product is MFRESIKKMAAYRPGEQPRPGQRLIKLNTNENPYPPSPRVRRAVAKAMAGSAIRLYPAPRADEFVASASRIYSIPQSMIIAGNGSDELLAMVFRATLGSGDTVAYPVPTYSLYDTLALVQEARILHCPLGADFELPLDALAQARANLTVVCNPNSPSGTSTPTRSLGALAKRLDGRLLVIDEAYADFADENALGLMRRHRNVVVLRTLSKSYSLAGMRLGLCFAHPPVIDALLKVKDSYNLSRVALAAGAEALRDSGWMRRNVAKVIRTRALTEARLRKLGFVVPPSQANFVLARMPGRDLAPVTRGLRRDGILVRHFATPLLQDAIRISIGTPAEMAALFKALEPLVRATPSKTKRRIGA
- a CDS encoding AsmA-like C-terminal domain-containing protein produces the protein MRLVRIAALSALIVAAVLGVSAALIAVNQSRIVVYVLASVRNRTGVDIIPRASSVHLGTHLTVVLDQPQVIARGHEIVKLKSLRALVSYHSILFSSGLPLYRLTATNPEITLPVASSNAAAVPMPSPGAQTISALQDALHALARVAWRVDTIDATVRYADGAELANHVGIIAYRTHRQPFLWLLGFSGSVLGSPVSGAQISGKMSLGAGKNSRPGEFAHGQLWTWDVPLDGIEAEGFALAGTLQGSLKFSLHDDGSMTGVTDAGAQKLLLKSRRLAAPFDLGDYSLHAGFDITGGKYAVTQIVLRKVNRAVLSADTELLGPQSGNPELGIHVGGFHFDAAAVKQRLLSVRHLPADLVDMLNRLRPGKITVGEATLSAALDEIKTAPLDAIRKNLVVTGTIEDVGFTIPTDTKLPPVENLSAQLGYAKGLLTISQGTAKFGNSAIHDLVVNADLSNGIEAAGYKTSVNVDADLAELYPAIAKALDFYQLRERDRLERLSGRVEIIATASGKLSAKALVAPKNYQVRADATGAVLTIKGSPGPLKVSGGAIAIKPGSIKFDHLMLAATGGDATLDGAVNFTAQGIAVHDLTLGLHDFPSETWLALLVDPSDFAVSGAIGGKVVVNSVPGKPGAMTPEGKLTLAKGGVKFNFLRSPILVQGATLTMRHKQLILSMPGSKLEDQAINFRITVADYTHPSIRIDAALQKLDLEVMNFVRMPWSPAAPPIHFPVPCSGHIEARAGNLAAFQMTDLKTDFTRSPAGDWHVYNMSATAYRGKMKLDLAGRAPDNWMHMTGSATDMDPAPLFMLGGKNKQSPLLGHLFLAIDLWANTDTNFFETLAGDMSVTVRDGTLDKFTLLSRLLSFIDIKNWLSAQIPDPRVNGVPFKTIITDFKGESGLFYTDNFVLQGPVMDITANGSIQFGASALDMQVGMFPFDTVDWVVNHIPLIGERIGAGTGKLLAAYFHVSGQVSDPSITPQPITSVAEFVKKTLGMPINIIRPNTIK
- the pth gene encoding aminoacyl-tRNA hydrolase, whose amino-acid sequence is MAAIKRLFGNFRLSRQSGKKSESESRSSIQWVVAGLGNPGEQYSRARHNAGFMTIDRIAKAKSVEPRRRRFKGVTAEVVLAGKPAILVKPQTFYNLSGECISDLLGYFKIAPEHLIVVHDELDLEAGRLRIKQGGGDAGNRGVHSIAESLGTTDFIRVRIGIGRPPENEENKDYLLRPMTAAERQALTPMLERAAGAVEAIAEHGLEAAMNRYNQRG
- a CDS encoding glutaredoxin family protein: MIELILYTRNECGLCREMEQTIAAELPKFDARLLRIEIDGDPGLEARFGVEVPVLFVNDRKAFKYRCTPGELRKRLAREGRG
- a CDS encoding Gfo/Idh/MocA family oxidoreductase, producing the protein MIKIAIAGAGAITERAHIPALRSVADAQIIAIQSRTADKAERVARAIWPGEADRPKVYSDFEEMLARERPEAVGIFTPNHLHCEFTVKALNAGAHVLVEKPMAPTAAAAHRMADAAAKARRVLMVAMQRRYGGVERAIKDAVTSGAIGRPHFIRARLSHGGPESWAPGQKWFTTVLEAGGGAMLDLGVHVTDLAIWIMGEVDSVSGQVGILAKQIEVEDTGAMIMHFKSGAIGVVEASWSSMPALSAIEIYGNEGRVMAGYPRQDISILKADGSPAPGFSRDEVMSRFDPRDLLAPFRALAANFVGAIQGRVKPSPDANDGLRAVEAVEACYRSSRTGTRIRLPLDS
- the cutA gene encoding divalent-cation tolerance protein CutA — encoded protein: MALRTPHRLKAVLVTAGSEEQAVSIARALVGERLAACVNIVGPVRSIYRWRDAVEDDREYLLIIKTRASLYLKLEKRVRELHSYETPEVLALNADRGSPPYVKWLLESTGPLRAPAKKRPPKRATDLRRRSR
- a CDS encoding TIGR04282 family arsenosugar biosynthesis glycosyltransferase; the encoded protein is MSPSRPALIVFCREPVADRNKSRLIGAMTAAAAAALSDAFICDALAKAVSIGSSRIVIAASAAGGVERSKYFRRLARRFGAELIDQGDGSLGKRMARALEPFSSSGALLTGTDTPSLPGALLAASVEALCRNRVVIAPSLDGGYYALGVRGAMPPIFTAIRWGSGGVFDSTVKRLKRAGIRYALGPAWYDVDRWADVMLLAAHLRLLARARRRAGASPCPATESVLKRLGVLRHDR